The genomic interval GGTTGGCGTATACCCCTATGATTTGAGCCCATTGAGACCACTCTGAGCCTTGAGGGATCGTACAACTTAACGATGGGCTCAGGCTGAGAGTTGAGCTTGAAGAAAGTGGTAGACTCAGTGATAGACTCTCGGTCAGACTATTCGTCCAAGAATTTCCAGGACTTAAGCTACTGGAAACACTCAAATCGTGCGAATCACTTTGGCTCAAACGAAGGGTCCGACTCTTTGTTCGCGTTGACGGAGCCGAGAAAGACCCGGTTTCACTCTGAGCGATCGTTAGGCTCGGCTTCGTGAGCGTATCGCTGCTAGACACACTGCAAGTTAAAGTACTGGACTCACTCAAATAACCCGAGTCACTTTGGCTCAAACGAGGGGTCCCACTCTTTGTTCGCGTTGACGAAGCCAAAAAAGACTCGGTTTCATTCTGAGCCCTCGTTGGACTCAGCTTCGTGAGAGTATTGCTGCTAGACACACTGCAGGTTGCGGTACGAGGGTAAGCCAGCATCGCGAAGTTTTCATCATACACACTCGTTTTACCCGTCCAGTCGGCGTAAATATTCAAAAGCACAATATGGCTTCGGGTGATTTCAGACGCGTGACCCTCAGGCAAACGGGTCTGATTCGCGAAAAAGGGCACCATAGCCCCCTCCGACGAACTGATATTGCAGCTCACTCGCTCTAACATCGTGTTCAGATACAGCGAACAGTTAGCCACAAAAGTCCCGGTATAGTCCGGCTGCGCTTTGATTTGAGGCGATAGAGCTTCTAAAACGCCCCGAACACCCTGCCCGGACAGCACTTCCGCGTCAACCTGAGTCAACGAGCGATTCTCAAACAATTGCGCCCAAGGGTCTGGAATCGTGTTGTTAACCCAAGTAAGGTTCATTTGGACAGCCCAACTCGAGAAAGCCATAAACCCAAAACACCCCAAAAACAGGATTTTACAACGCATTTCTTTCTCCCGTGGAATCCAAACCCAAAGCTTGCGAGATCTCTTCTGCCAGATTTAACTTGCCGTTGATTTGCGTTCTTTGAAGCTCGTAGTGTTCAGACGTACTCCGCCTTGTAAATGGCAATTCTAAGGGCTCCGGTATTTCTCGAATCGTCGGCTTTTCAAATGATAGCTTTAAAGGTTTCGGCAGGGCTTGAATGGCTGGAATCGTGCTCGTGGAGCTGCTGGCAGAACTGGATCTCGAAGAACTCCGGGATTCTAGTTCCACGCCTCCTGAGAGGCCCAACAAATCCAATGGCAAATCCATAGAAGGCTCCTCGAGGAGGGGCTTCGTCAATGAAGCAGGCTCGGGCAGAGGCTTTTTGACGAACACGCCATCGTACACGTTTTTGACTCGCAGGCCAATATCAAACAAGGTCTTCACCATCATCAAGTATTCGGTCGCCACCACAACCCATTGCGTGACGGATCGAACTTGTTGCTGCGTTTCCTCGGAAGCTGCAACAGAAGCAATCGCTTGCGTGGTCAGCGCTAAAGCTTGCAAGCCAGCTATGCCGCTAAAGAAATATTGGACATGGGGGTTGCGATTCGGACGTAGCCCAATTTGACTGAGCGCATACGCATCGTACACCCCTGCCGCAACCCACAAAAGCCGGCTGCAATCGGCTTGCAGAGACTGATACGATTTGAGAACCCCCACCGTAACGGAAGTGAAAAGCTCCGCGATAATATAGCCTTGGCGCGCCGGACCATAGGTATCAAAAAGCTCGCCATATCGATCAACCCAACCGCTGCCTGGCCAAACATCGACCCACTCTCGCTCTTCGATTTCCCAGTGCGCCCTAAAGAACCAGGGCAAGGTAGGCACTCCGGCCGCACCGACTCCCACCAAGGTTGCGATCAGCGAACAAGCGCCAAGGGTTTTTTGAGAAGCATCTCCTTGCCGCATGAGCGAGACCGAAGAGGTCGTAGTCGGAGAGATCAAGAATAAAACGGGCAAGATCAAGCTGCCCGGCAGATGAGCTTGGAAAACTCCGATCCGATAAGCAACGGCTCCCCAAACACTTGAAATGCCGAGCAACAGCGCCCAGTTCCCTAAAACGGCTCCTGCATGGTACTGCAGATCATCCGAACCCAGCGCGATCCGGGTCGGGCTGTCCTGCCAATCCAAAGCTCCTGTCTGTGCAGGCAAACGATCATCGCAGGCCAGAATGCCGAGCGTCAAACCTGTCCGAGCATTTTGAGCGACTTGAGTCAGCCCTACGGCCGTCACGGTGCCCAGCAAAGTCGAAACCGCAGCCCCCGTTTTGGCCGATTCTGTCACCTGCGGAGGAATGGCAGGCGGTGGTAAATCCAAGTGATTTCGAGCAACCACCTCCCACATGGGAAAAGGCTCTGCACAAGGCAGTGGTTCAGCCAGAGAATAGGCAACCTGTAGGCTGGCCAATGCAGAGAAAAAGAGGCCGTATTTCATTCCATAATCCCATTCGAGCAATCAATGGGGGGTTTTTAGCATCTGAAAGACTCGAGTGCAAGTTGAGGCAAACTTCGAAGTCTCATCGCCCTGCCGTTCTCAGGCCTATTAAGCCCGGATACTCGATTGATTAATCGGCGCAAGCATGAGAGAATAAGGCCCTATGCGCTACGCGATTGGCATCGATGACTTTAAGCAACTCAGAACTTCGCTGGATGACACAGGAACCCCGCTTTTCTATTGTGATAAAAGTCTTTTTATTCGCGACGTCATCCGAGACGGCTCTGCGGTTCTTTTACTGCCCAGACCCCGGCGTTTTGGCAAATCGTTGAACCTCTCCATGCTCAAGTATTTTATGGGCAGCGAAGAACCTTTGTTTGACGGCCTAGCGATCGAACAATATCCCGAGATTTTAGCCGGCTGGCGCGGTAAATTCCCCGTGGTCATGTTAGGGTTCAAGGGCCTCAAAGCCGACACCTTTGAAAATTTACAAGCTTCTTTGAAGACCTGCATACTCGATTGCTTCGAACAGTTTGCTTATTTGAGTGACTCTAAAGAATTGAGCGACTTGCAGCATCGGAAACTAGCTCCCTTCTTGAATGGGAGTTTGGATGCCATTCAGCTGACGAATTCACTGAAATATCTGACGGAGTTTTTGGAAAAGCACCACGGTCAAAAAGTCTGGGTGCTGATCGACGAGTACGACACGCCCTTGCAACATGCGTACTTAAATGGGTTTTTTCCGGAAGCGGTGGCGTTGTTTAAGCAAGTCCTGGGAGCGGTCCTCAAATCCAATACGTCTTTATACAAGGCGGTGATCACCGGCATTACGCGGATTTCCAAAGAAAGCTTGTTTTCAGACCTGAATAACATTCGAGTTTATGACATTACCCAAAACGCTTATGCAAATTATTTTGGCTTTACGGAAGAAGAAGTAGAAGCCGTTTGTCCATCGGAGCATTTGTCGGAGCTGAAATCCTGGTACAACGGTTATTCGTTTGGGAAGAACCGCCTGACCATCTATAATCCTTGGTCAGTCTTAAACTTCTTGAGCAACGATTTTGATTTAAAGCCCTATTGGATCAACACGTCTGGGAATGATTTGATCCAAGATTGCTTAACGGCCGATAAATTGCCGGATGTACACAAACTCATCCAACGGGAGAGTATCGGTATTCCCCTTGAGCCATACACGGTCATGAGCGACCTGAGAGAAAACGCTTATTCGTTTTGGAATCTATTGTTTATTTCGGGTTACTTAACGCTGGATGCGGAAGGCAAGATGATGATCCCGAACCGAGAGGTGACCTATTTCTTTGAAAAGACGGTGACTGCTTGGTTTGGGGGTAGGCAAAAAGAGCGTTTCTTAAACGAACTCTTAGAAGATTTGATTTGGGGAAATGCTCTTGAGCTGCAAAGTAAATTGCAACAGTTGATTTTGGAAACCCTGAGTTTCCATGATGTCACCGAACGCAAACAAGAATCGTTTTACCACGGTTTCTTGCTAGGCATGACGCTGGGTCTGCGGGGCCGTTACATCGTCAAGTCGAATCGAGAAAGCGGCTACGGGCGTTATGACTTGGGGTTGTACCCCCTAAACCCTCAGAAAGACCCAGGGATTTTGATCGAAGTCAAAATGGGCCTAGAGGCCTCGGCAGGCTTAGAGCAGATTGAAGAGAAAGCCTACTATCAAGACTTACAAACGGCCGGTTGTTCCAAGATCCAGACTTACTCGATTGCGTTCGATGGCAAACGCGTGAGCAGTTTGTACGCATGCAAAGGCAGCGATAGAGTGTTGCACCCACTCCAGAGTTAATTTGAGCCTGAGGGCCTGTCAATCAAACTCGATTGTGCTAGACTTCGAGCCTACTATGTTCGGTCGCATTCTGGATGGAAAACGCATTGCAGAGTTTCATTTGCTGGAGCTTAAAAGTCGAATTGGCTCTGCGCCACAAAAACCCTGCCTCTGCGTGATTCGCGTTGGAAATAACCCTGCTTCCGAAGTCTATGTGGCTCGAAAAGTCAAAGCAGCCTTAGCTGTTGGCATTGAAAGTCGATCCATCCATCTTTCCGAATCGTCGTCTCAGGCCGATTTGATTCAAGAAATCAGCCTGGCCAACCAAGACTCGTCGATTCACGGCATTCTCGTCCAACTGCCCTTGCCGTCTCATCTATCCACCCAAACCATCCTTCAATCCATCAACCCACTCAAAGATGTAGACGGATTTCATCCAGAAAATTTTGGACTTCTCTCCCTGGGAGCTCCGCGTTTTGTGCCTTGCACTCCCAAAGGGTGCCTGGAACTTCTGAAAGCCATTCCGGTCGATTTACTCGGCAAACACGCCGTGGTGGTTGGCCGCAGCAACATTGTTGGCAAACCCATGGCTCAACTCCTTCTGAATTCGCAAGCGACGGTCACTGTTTGTCACAAAAATACGCTTAATCTCGCGTATTTTACCTCTCAAGCCGATGTCTTGATCGTGGCTTCGGGTGTGCCAGGCCTGATCGGGCCAAACCATGTTAAAGAGGGTGCGATTGTTCTCGACGTTGGTATCAACCGCCTCTCAGATGGAAAACTGGTAGGCGATGTGCATACGGAGCAAGTTCTGCCAAAAGTTTCCTGGATAACACCCGTACCGGGCGGTGTAGGTCCGATGACCGTCGCCATGCTGATGGAAAATACGTTTCGAGCCAGCCAGTTATAGAGCTTGATTTTCCCAGAGCTTTACCCCACCCGTAAGCCCAGCAATGTTATGAGCCAGGATGACGTTGGGAGGCAGCTCAAAAGACACATTTTCCGCATTTCCTCCACCGATGTAGAGGCGGTCAAAATTGAAGATGGCGCTCAGCAAAACAATGGCCTCATGCAAATACTTGTTCCATTTCTTAACTCCGTGTTTCTCGAGAGCCTTTTTCCCCAGGCACTGCTCGTAAGTCTTCTCACCTCGAAAGGGGTGATGGCCCAACTCGAGATTGGGAATTAACACACCATTCATAAACAGAGCGGCTCCCATGCCCGTGCCCAAGGTGATGACCATCTCAAACCCTTTGCCGGAGACCAAACCATAGCCCTGAATATCTGCGTCATTGGCCACTCGTGCGGGCTTATGAGTCAATTTTTCCACTTCACTTTGCAAAGGAAAACCGACCCAGTCTCCATCTAAATTAGGAGCCGTTCGCACAATGCCCGACTGAATCACCCCTGGAAAACCAACCGATACGCGATCATAGCCAGCCTGCATGCGAAATAGCTTTTTCAGGCACTGCCAAACAGCTTCTGGGGTCGCTGGCCTGGGAGTTGCGGTTCGAGTCCGCTCGGAAACGGCCTCGCCTTTGGAATCAATTTGCATCATTTTGATGCCGCTCCCACCAATATCAACAGCCAGTGTCCGGGTCATCTGCCTAGGCTATCATAAATTTGTGTCTTACTCCATTTCTTGATACACCGAAGTGTATGCAGGAAAAGCGCATCGGTATTTTAAACGCTCAAACCACCATTAATACACTCAGAACCTTGGCCATGGACGCCGTTCAAAAAGCCAACTCCGGGCACCCAGGAACGCCCATGGCGCTGGCTCCTGTTGCCTACTCTCTTTGGCAATATTGCTTGCAATACGACCCCGCCAACCCTACCTGGATCAATCGAGATCGATTTGTCCTATCCAACGGACACGCTTCCATGCTCCTCTATGGCCTCCTGTATCTTGCCCAGGTTAAAGGCAGCGTTCGCTTGGAAGACATCCAACAATTTCGGCAATTGGGCAGCCGATGCCCCGGGCACCCGGAGTACCTTCACACGGCAGGCGTGGAAGTCACCACCGGCCCCTTAGGTCAAGGGCTCGCCAACAGCGTAGGCATGGCCTTAGCAGCGCAGTGGAAAGCCGCGCGTTACAATAAGGCCGATTTCGAGCTCTTTAACTACCAAGTTTATGCAATTTGTGGCGATGGCTGCCTCATGGAAGGCATCAGCAGCGAAGCGGCTTCCCTCGCCGGTCACTTGCAACTTCCAAACTTGTGTTGGATTTACGATAACAACCACATCACCATCGAAGGCTCCACGAATCTCGCTTTTACGGAAGACGTCCAAAAGCGATTTGAATCGTACGGTTGGGTGGTTCGACACGTCGCGGACGCGAATAACCTGGAAGCTCTTCACCACAGCTTGACTCAAATCCGAAACGAAACGAAACCTTGTTTGCTGATCGTTGACAGCCAAATTGGCTACGGCGCTCCGCACAAGCAAAATACCGCGGCGGCTCACGGAGAGCCTTTGGGTCAAGAAGAAATCAAACTGACCAAAAAAGCTTACGGTTGGCCCGAGGAAGGCGCCTTTGAAGTTCCGAAAGAGGCTTTAGACGATTTTGCTCAAGGGCTCGGGGCCCGAGGACACGCTCAAACACAGGCCTGGGACGCGCTCAGAAGCGCCTACGCAAAAACATATCCCGAATTGGCTACCGAACTAAGCCTTTTGGAAAACCAGCAACTTCCAGCCGACTGGGATGCCAACTTGCCCATTTTTCCAGCCGATTCCCAAGGAATGGCAGGCCGCGCAGCGTCTTCGAAGGTTTTGAACGCCATCGCAAAACAAATACCTTGGTTTTTGGGCGGTTCTGCGGATTTAGCGCCTTCCACCAAGACTTGGATCGAAGCCAGTTCGCCCATCAGCACCGGTGCCTTTGAAGGTCGAAATCTTCATTTTGGAATCCGAGAGCACGCCATGGGCGCTATCCTCAATGGGCTCGCACTCTCACACCTCTTGCCCTACGGGTCGACGTTCTTTACTTTCAGCGACTATCTGAAACCCAGTTTAAGACTCTCTGCACTGATGGGCCTGCCAGTCACCTATGTGTTTACGCACGATTCGATTGGCGTTGGAGAAGACGGCCCCACGCATCAGCCGATTGAGCACCTCATGGCTCTTCGAGCCATCCCCGGATTTACGGTTTTAAGACCCGCCGATGCGAACGAAGTGACCGAGGCCTGGCGCTCTATTTTGAGCGCGAGAGCCCCCACTGCCATCATTTTGACGCGACAAAATTTGCCTACACTGGATCGCTGCCGCTACGCCCCTGCCACTGGAGTTTCGCAAGGAGCCTATGTCTTAGCAGACTCCGAGAACCCACAAGTCATTTTGATGGGGACAGGCAGTGAAGTCTCTTTGTGCATTCAAGCCTTTGAAATACTCAAAACACAAGGGATCTCATCTCGGGTTGTCAGCATGCCCTCCTGGGAAATCTTTGCCCGGCAACCCGCTGAGTATCGAGAATCAGTATTCCCGAGCGCTTTAAGAGCACGCGTTGCGGTGGAAGCCGGCGCCACTTTAGGCTGGGAGCGCTATGTCGGTTTAGACGGAGCCATCTTAGGGATGCACGATTTTGGACAATCGGCTCCTGCTGACGTTTTGCAATCGCATTTTGGATTTACAGCCTCAAACATCGTGGAGCTTGCTCATGAGCAAATACGGAAACCTCGCCATCGCCTCTGATCACGCAGGATACCAACTCAAAGAACAGTTGATTGGCTTTTTGGCCAACGATGCTCATATTCTAGACCTCGGAACGGATCACACCGATGCCGTGGATTACCCCGATTTTGCCCTTAAATTGGGAAAAGCCATCCACGAAGAAAAAGCGCGTCGAGGTATTTTGATTTGTGGAAGCGGCGTCGGTGCTTCGATGGCAGCCAATAAGATCTCAGGCATTCGAGCCGGTCTTTGCCACGATACTTACTCCGCACATCAGGGGGTTGAGCACGATCACATGAATGTACTGGTTTTGGGTGCTCGCGTGATTGGCCTTGAGCTTGCGAAGGAAGTGGTCACGAGATTTTTGAATGCCACCGAATCGCAAGATGAACGGCATTTAAGAAGGCTTCAAAAAATGACTCAATTAGAGAATCCAACTTAAAAAGGCGAAAGCGTTTAAAATCCCGTTCCTGTCTCTTTCCAGGGATTCTTGAGCGGCTGCAACATTTTCTTCAAAAATGGAATATGAGGCTCGGTTTCAGCGCGTCCATGCTGAATGGCTCGCAGCAAGTCTTGAGGAGATGGAACGACCTTCATGGGCGATAACACCCGATGATACGCAATGACACAATCGGAGGCTTCGTACCCTTCTTTGCTGGTCTCAGCCGCGATCGCCATCATCGGAAGAAACATCCAATGACGCTTCCAATTCGGTGAAAACCCGTCCAGACTCAAGACAAAAGGATCCACCAACGAACGCCTGGCTTCCGCGGCTGGGAGATTGTCTGAAAACCCGCCATCCATCAAACGACTCACACCATGTTGGCGCATCATCTCACGCACCAAAGAAAGCATCGAAGCATCCTGAGGACATACCTCGTAGTGAAAAAGCCCTGGAACGGCGGCCGAGAATCCAACGGCGTCCAATACATCAAATTCGGCCGTCAGCTCATCGCCTCCCAAGTAAATCGCCTTCAGAGGCCGCTTAGCAAATTGAACCAGTGCTTTAACCAAGCTGGACTTTCGATTTCTGAGGGCTCGCTCTGGGTTAAACCACGGAACATCTAGGCCTCTCCATTGCGAATCCGCGATCCCGGAAACAGCCACACGCAGGGGAATCGGCAGTTCTTTCAAAGCGAGAGTCCGCGGCTCTTGAGGCGATCGAAACGGTTCTCTCAAAACGTCTAAATTAAGCCGAAACGTCGCCGGAAAACCGAATTGGCTTCCCTCTAAAGTAGGAGAGATGAGACGATTCCATTGCAATCGACTCCCCATTCGTTTCATCTCTTCGAGATCAAACGAACGACGAAATGCTCGATAAAGGCCTAGGATAGCTCCCATCGAACTGCCTGCAATGGCATCCGGCCGAATCCCGGCTTCTTCCAAAGCCGCAAAAGCCCCGATGAAAACATAAGACGTCCCACCTCCGCCCGACAGCGCCAACCCCAATGGCCGTGTCTGAACCGCGGCGTCGAGCGAAGTTTCGGACATTCGCCCCCGATACAACAAAAGCAAACGCTCTCGCTCAGCGCTCAGAAGCGATTGGATTTGCCCAATCTGCCGTCCCCGAATCAGCGTTTCATAGAGGCGTGTACGAAACAGATCGGTCGCCGTTCCGATTGGGACCCAGCCACCGTCCCAAACTTGAGAGACCCGAGCCAAGGAAAGAGCCCACCGCAAAATAGCCTCTTCTGCATCGGTAATTCGGTAAACACCCTGGAGTTGTTCTCGAACAATTTGACATTCTAGATGGGCGAGCTGCTTGATAAAAGCCCTATTGTCTGTGGACACCGCTTGGTTATAACGAACTTTGACTCATCATGACAACCCTCTCTTTTCTTTCCTTTCTTGACTTAAGGGCTCTGAAAGGTCCAAACCGGGGTATGCGTTATTCGATCCCAGAAGGTTATTGGCGCTTTGTCGGCCGATACGAATCTGGCTTCATCGCGGATGAACGTATCTTAAACCCCGAGCAACAAGAACGCTTTCTTCCATACAGCCCTAAACCAACCGTTCTTCGAGAAGGGCCTTTTATTCTGTTGGATGACCCGGAACTCTCAACCGCAGAAGGTTTCATTGCTTACACCGGAAAAGAGGCTTATTGGCTAAATTTAAGCCAAGGGCTCAAGCAGTCCTTGAAGTCTCAAGATTTAATTGTTATCGGAAACACAACCTTGGAAGTTTTATAAATCATGTCTCAAATGTCACTTTTCGAAAGCCTTTCAACCTCGAATTCGCCCGCACAAACGAGCCTCCCTTGGACTGATTTGCCCTTTTTGGTGGTCGATACCGAAACAACT from Myxococcaceae bacterium carries:
- a CDS encoding DUF1566 domain-containing protein, whose product is MNLTWVNNTIPDPWAQLFENRSLTQVDAEVLSGQGVRGVLEALSPQIKAQPDYTGTFVANCSLYLNTMLERVSCNISSSEGAMVPFFANQTRLPEGHASEITRSHIVLLNIYADWTGKTSVYDENFAMLAYPRTATCSVSSSNTLTKLSPTRAQNETESFLASSTRTKSGTPRLSQSDSGYLSESSTLTCSVSSSDTLTKPSLTIAQSETGSFSAPSTRTKSRTLRLSQSDSHDLSVSSSLSPGNSWTNSLTESLSLSLPLSSSSTLSLSPSLSCTIPQGSEWSQWAQIIGVYANLANQGGRYSVSNGVVTDSYTGLRWQQTGSTGAYPWSAFAAAGSAQAYCASQATGGFNHWRLPTRIELQTLVDYTTSSPSIDTTTFPGTQSSSYWTSTVYAPSPSVAWRVYFDAGHVGTGSISGAGYVRCVR
- a CDS encoding AAA family ATPase; its protein translation is MRYAIGIDDFKQLRTSLDDTGTPLFYCDKSLFIRDVIRDGSAVLLLPRPRRFGKSLNLSMLKYFMGSEEPLFDGLAIEQYPEILAGWRGKFPVVMLGFKGLKADTFENLQASLKTCILDCFEQFAYLSDSKELSDLQHRKLAPFLNGSLDAIQLTNSLKYLTEFLEKHHGQKVWVLIDEYDTPLQHAYLNGFFPEAVALFKQVLGAVLKSNTSLYKAVITGITRISKESLFSDLNNIRVYDITQNAYANYFGFTEEEVEAVCPSEHLSELKSWYNGYSFGKNRLTIYNPWSVLNFLSNDFDLKPYWINTSGNDLIQDCLTADKLPDVHKLIQRESIGIPLEPYTVMSDLRENAYSFWNLLFISGYLTLDAEGKMMIPNREVTYFFEKTVTAWFGGRQKERFLNELLEDLIWGNALELQSKLQQLILETLSFHDVTERKQESFYHGFLLGMTLGLRGRYIVKSNRESGYGRYDLGLYPLNPQKDPGILIEVKMGLEASAGLEQIEEKAYYQDLQTAGCSKIQTYSIAFDGKRVSSLYACKGSDRVLHPLQS
- a CDS encoding bifunctional 5,10-methylenetetrahydrofolate dehydrogenase/5,10-methenyltetrahydrofolate cyclohydrolase produces the protein MFGRILDGKRIAEFHLLELKSRIGSAPQKPCLCVIRVGNNPASEVYVARKVKAALAVGIESRSIHLSESSSQADLIQEISLANQDSSIHGILVQLPLPSHLSTQTILQSINPLKDVDGFHPENFGLLSLGAPRFVPCTPKGCLELLKAIPVDLLGKHAVVVGRSNIVGKPMAQLLLNSQATVTVCHKNTLNLAYFTSQADVLIVASGVPGLIGPNHVKEGAIVLDVGINRLSDGKLVGDVHTEQVLPKVSWITPVPGGVGPMTVAMLMENTFRASQL
- a CDS encoding ROK family protein yields the protein MMQIDSKGEAVSERTRTATPRPATPEAVWQCLKKLFRMQAGYDRVSVGFPGVIQSGIVRTAPNLDGDWVGFPLQSEVEKLTHKPARVANDADIQGYGLVSGKGFEMVITLGTGMGAALFMNGVLIPNLELGHHPFRGEKTYEQCLGKKALEKHGVKKWNKYLHEAIVLLSAIFNFDRLYIGGGNAENVSFELPPNVILAHNIAGLTGGVKLWENQAL
- the tkt gene encoding transketolase — protein: MQEKRIGILNAQTTINTLRTLAMDAVQKANSGHPGTPMALAPVAYSLWQYCLQYDPANPTWINRDRFVLSNGHASMLLYGLLYLAQVKGSVRLEDIQQFRQLGSRCPGHPEYLHTAGVEVTTGPLGQGLANSVGMALAAQWKAARYNKADFELFNYQVYAICGDGCLMEGISSEAASLAGHLQLPNLCWIYDNNHITIEGSTNLAFTEDVQKRFESYGWVVRHVADANNLEALHHSLTQIRNETKPCLLIVDSQIGYGAPHKQNTAAAHGEPLGQEEIKLTKKAYGWPEEGAFEVPKEALDDFAQGLGARGHAQTQAWDALRSAYAKTYPELATELSLLENQQLPADWDANLPIFPADSQGMAGRAASSKVLNAIAKQIPWFLGGSADLAPSTKTWIEASSPISTGAFEGRNLHFGIREHAMGAILNGLALSHLLPYGSTFFTFSDYLKPSLRLSALMGLPVTYVFTHDSIGVGEDGPTHQPIEHLMALRAIPGFTVLRPADANEVTEAWRSILSARAPTAIILTRQNLPTLDRCRYAPATGVSQGAYVLADSENPQVILMGTGSEVSLCIQAFEILKTQGISSRVVSMPSWEIFARQPAEYRESVFPSALRARVAVEAGATLGWERYVGLDGAILGMHDFGQSAPADVLQSHFGFTASNIVELAHEQIRKPRHRL
- the rpiB gene encoding ribose 5-phosphate isomerase B, encoding MSKYGNLAIASDHAGYQLKEQLIGFLANDAHILDLGTDHTDAVDYPDFALKLGKAIHEEKARRGILICGSGVGASMAANKISGIRAGLCHDTYSAHQGVEHDHMNVLVLGARVIGLELAKEVVTRFLNATESQDERHLRRLQKMTQLENPT
- a CDS encoding patatin-like phospholipase family protein, whose amino-acid sequence is MSTDNRAFIKQLAHLECQIVREQLQGVYRITDAEEAILRWALSLARVSQVWDGGWVPIGTATDLFRTRLYETLIRGRQIGQIQSLLSAERERLLLLYRGRMSETSLDAAVQTRPLGLALSGGGGTSYVFIGAFAALEEAGIRPDAIAGSSMGAILGLYRAFRRSFDLEEMKRMGSRLQWNRLISPTLEGSQFGFPATFRLNLDVLREPFRSPQEPRTLALKELPIPLRVAVSGIADSQWRGLDVPWFNPERALRNRKSSLVKALVQFAKRPLKAIYLGGDELTAEFDVLDAVGFSAAVPGLFHYEVCPQDASMLSLVREMMRQHGVSRLMDGGFSDNLPAAEARRSLVDPFVLSLDGFSPNWKRHWMFLPMMAIAAETSKEGYEASDCVIAYHRVLSPMKVVPSPQDLLRAIQHGRAETEPHIPFLKKMLQPLKNPWKETGTGF